In bacterium, one DNA window encodes the following:
- a CDS encoding class I SAM-dependent rRNA methyltransferase produces MAELPVVTLLPGEERRLRRGHCWAYAGEIAAAPDGLAAGDSVLLVDARGEALGSALWNPQSQIRARLFARRPLDFATHLPQALERALDLRLRLFAAPQYRLVFGEADGLPGLTVDRFGALLVAQLASAASEAHAAAIAGALLALPGVTGLVLRRDAGVRRKEGLAELAPEVQGALPAEAWAEEGGLRFAIDPLGGLKGGWFWDQRESRAWLRGVARGRRVLDLFCHSGGFALQAAAGGAQAVLGLDRSEAALALARRSALANSLGKRCRFAALDLMQSGKGKAGWPHGEWDLVVLDPPALAKERGEAESALGAYTHLNRKAAGRVAPGGILLTCSCTYPVEEHIWQGHVLRAVAKSGRHARVIHRGGQGGDHPVLPGMPETRYLSVLALQLD; encoded by the coding sequence ATGGCCGAGCTTCCCGTCGTCACCCTGCTGCCCGGCGAAGAACGCCGGCTGCGCCGCGGCCACTGCTGGGCCTACGCGGGCGAGATCGCCGCCGCGCCGGATGGGCTCGCCGCCGGCGACAGCGTGCTGCTCGTCGACGCGCGCGGCGAGGCGCTGGGCAGCGCGCTCTGGAATCCCCAGTCGCAGATCCGCGCGCGGCTCTTCGCGCGCCGCCCGCTGGATTTCGCGACGCACCTGCCGCAGGCGCTGGAGCGCGCGCTCGACCTGCGCCTGCGGCTCTTTGCGGCGCCGCAGTACCGGCTCGTCTTCGGCGAGGCGGACGGCCTGCCCGGGCTCACGGTGGATCGCTTCGGCGCCCTGCTCGTCGCGCAACTCGCCTCGGCGGCCAGCGAGGCGCACGCGGCGGCGATCGCGGGCGCGCTGCTCGCGTTGCCCGGCGTCACCGGGCTCGTGCTGCGCCGCGACGCCGGCGTGCGCCGCAAGGAGGGCCTCGCCGAACTCGCGCCCGAAGTGCAGGGCGCGTTGCCGGCCGAGGCCTGGGCCGAGGAGGGCGGACTCCGCTTCGCGATCGATCCGCTGGGCGGCCTCAAGGGCGGCTGGTTCTGGGATCAGCGCGAGAGCCGCGCCTGGCTGCGCGGCGTCGCGCGCGGCCGCCGCGTGCTGGACCTCTTCTGCCACAGCGGGGGCTTCGCGCTGCAGGCCGCAGCGGGCGGCGCCCAGGCCGTGCTCGGCCTCGATCGCTCGGAGGCGGCCCTCGCCCTCGCGCGCCGGAGCGCTCTCGCCAACAGCCTCGGCAAGCGCTGCCGCTTCGCCGCGCTCGACTTGATGCAGAGCGGCAAGGGCAAGGCCGGCTGGCCGCACGGCGAGTGGGATCTGGTCGTCCTCGATCCGCCGGCGCTGGCCAAGGAGCGCGGCGAGGCGGAGAGCGCCCTCGGCGCCTACACTCACCTCAACCGCAAGGCCGCCGGGCGCGTGGCGCCGGGCGGCATCCTGCTCACCTGCTCCTGCACCTATCCGGTCGAGGAGCACATCTGGCAGGGCCACGTGCTGCGCGCGGTGGCGAAGTCGGGCCGCCACGCGCGGGTGATTCACCGCGGCGGGCAGGGCGGCGATCACCCGGTGCTGCCCGGCATGCCCGAGACGCGCTACCTCAGCGTGCTCGCCCTTCAGCTCGACTGA